A genome region from Triticum aestivum cultivar Chinese Spring chromosome 2B, IWGSC CS RefSeq v2.1, whole genome shotgun sequence includes the following:
- the LOC123045691 gene encoding F-box protein At5g39250 isoform X2, whose product MENGFPGEVLKAVFPLLDGKDLVFCMLVCRQWCEIAKDDYFWKCICSRKWPSICKQPPSDTNFQKLYLTFSKPRKTVHLPVPKLTFEDLVFYIDMWLEGSLIFSQAVSGCILRAGLQNTPGGIPDVLVAHLNAADCILMMEVKPKLTVPMGPAITVSVLAHRKDTNKMTCIINTSSFDYIDSNAARALAYEYLRFSPRHPFISDIRAWMSLLFLYKGTNSIEVFGIELDFCDAARSEPEILWLLDMLDWK is encoded by the coding sequence ATGGAAAATGGATTTCCTGGCGAAGTTCTGAAGGCTGTTTTTCCTCTACTGGATGGTAAAGACTTAGTCTTTTGCATGCTTGTATGCCGCCAATGGTGCGAAATTGCAAAGGATGATTACTTCTGGAAATGCATCTGCTCACGGAAATGGCCTTCCATCTGCAAGCAGCCTCCTTCTGACACAAACTTCCAAAAGCTCTATTTAACGTTCTCCAAGCCACGGAAGACGGTGCACCTTCCTGTACCTAAGCTCACTTTTGAGGATCTGGTGTTTTACATTGACATGTGGCTTGAGGGATCACTAATCTTCTCTCAAGCAGTTTCAGGCTGCATTCTTCGAGCAGGTTTACAGAACACACCTGGCGGCATACCAGATGTACTTGTTGCACATCTGAATGCCGCAGACTGCATTTTGATGATGGAAGTCAAACCCAAGCTGACAGTCCCTATGGGGCCAGCCATCACCGTGTCTGTTCTTGCCCACCGCAAGGACACCAACAAGATGACTTGCATAATCAATACGTCGAGTTTTGATTACATTGACAGCAATGCAGCACGGGCATTGGCATATGAATATCTCAGGTTTTCACCCAGACACCCTTTCATATCAGACATCCGGGCTTGGATGTCGTTGCTTTTCCTGTATAAAGGAACAAACTCTATAGAGGTATTTGGTATTGAACTAGATTTTTGTGATGCGGCAAGGTCCGAGCCTGAGATCTTGTGGCTCTTAGACATGCTTGATTGGAAATAG